The DNA window caaagagGTTATATCACAACTATCCCAAACCTCAAAAAATAGAGAATTTGATAAATACATTGTACAATTTCCAAATTACATCAGACCatttattgatgacattgttgatgTAAGAGATGATGGAAATTGTGGGTTTAGAGCCATTGCATCTTTGCATGGTTATGGCACAGATGGATGGTCAATGGTTCGTCGGGATTTGGAGAAAGAAATTATAGGTCCTAGAAGTAAGTTGTATGAGGATGTATTTGGTAAACGCCTTCCAACAGTGAGATCATCGTTGGTGATAGAAACTTTAGGACAACAACCACCAAATAAATGGATGACGTTACCTGAGTTGGGATATGTAATAGCTAATCGTTATAACGTTGTTCTCGTCTCTTTAGGTCACCTTAGTTTGAGTTACTTTCCTATGACGAGTGCACATTCACCTAATGCATCCATTTACTGAATTGGATTTGTCAATGGAAATCATTGGGTTCAGGTAATTAGAAACACAATTTTGGTACCTTCAATCCCTATTTGAGTTTTTCTGATATTTATTTTGTGTGCAGGTAAACATGAATGAAGGATTCCCGTTGCCACCTGTCACAACTGATTGGACGAAATATCGCACAAAAGATGCAACTTCTTGGATTGTAGGATTTGCCGGGCGGTTACAACATTGGCAACGGCTAATGCCTATACTACCAAAATATGTCAGCTTAGATTGATTTTATGATATTACAACATTGACACTATTTAGTTTGATTTTATGATATTACAACATTGACACTATTTAGtttgattttatgatattaaaACATTGGTActatttaatatgattttatgatattggattttaatatgTTGACAAATGGATTATAAATAGTTAATCTCAAACTATAAGtcttaattaaatataaacataaaatgtGACATCAATCTAAAACTATAAGTCATGATAATACATAAGTCTCAAactaaaacataaatataaacataaaacgTAACATCAATCAGCCTCATTGTCATAAGTAATTGGACCTTCCCTAAGTAATTTGACCCCTAACAGTAGAAGCCTCCGTAGTTGCATCACTCAGTGAAACACCAAACAACTCAACAGCTAGATGGATAGCATCATAATCGGTGACAACAACATCGGGGTCAACCAGCTCGCCCCTAATCGGTACATGAAGAAGACATGAAACATCATCTAGCGTGATGGTCATCTCGCCGAACGGCATATGAAATGACGATGTTTCAGGATGCCATCTCTCAACAAAAGCAGATAACAGATGTGTATCTACCCTGGCCAAACTAGTATGTTGCAAAGATGACAGACCAGATGCAACTAGCCAATCATTCATCTGCCTTGGGAGCATGGCGGAACCCATCCTATTAATTTGCTGCCATGTGCAGCAACCTTTAAGGTTGGCTTTGGTCGTCTCTCCTGAATATAATTTGTATTATATGTTAATATATAAGTAcatgtaatttaaaaaaacatttaagaaaacatttacgtACCTCGCCCAACCATAAATGATAGGCAACATGACTCTGATATCTAACCAATAAAGATGTATCAGTAGGTCCTCCGGGAAATGACGGATGCTGCGGACCAACCTCGGGTGCAGCTCCCTGCTGTCCCTCGCCATCAGCCTCTCGACATTGTCTTCCTCTTTGACGCATTCCGTCGATCGCACCTCCTCTTCTTCGAAccactgaaaaataaaaaaataaaagttaacaattaaataaaatgtcattaaaaattaaatataatattaaaaaaaaaactaaaaaaaaaaaaaaggaaccggaaACCCCAAGGGGGGGTTATCCGGCTGAGGGAAACAAGAACCGGAAACCCCATCACTGGGTTATTCGGCTGGTAACTAAAGGAACCTGAAACCCCATCACTGGGTTATCCGGCTGGTACGAAAGGAACCGGAAACCCCATCGCTGGGTTATCCGGCTAAGAATTTTTTTGGAAATACTCACTATTTGCTAGAACTGAGAACCGGAACAGCACAGAATGGGATATCCGGTTTTggcttaaattttttttcttctttccacTTCTAACGGAACAGTAAGAATGAgggaaaaagttaaaaattttgaaatatttactatttatacAGGGGTAAATTTGTCCAAAAAATTTTtttgtaggggtattgggataaacgTAGGGGTATGGGGTATAATTTTCTACTATTTCATATGTTACATTCTAAGTAAGTAGAGCTCACAAAATGGGTTAACTTAGATAGACTAGCCCACCATATCCGATAAATTATaaagtttgaattttaaaattaaaattagagtttatatttttcttataaattttaaatatatatatatatatatatatatatatatatatatatatatatatatatatatatatatatatatatatatatatatatatatatatatatatatatatatatatatatatatatatatatatattattttactccaaaataacacattaatttttctcacctcactaaattttagcttaattttatttaatctttcccttttaaatattatacattaatataatcaacattatttCATTGTATTATATTAGTTTCTCTATTATGTtgaatattcaagtattattttatacaatttaggcatatattatatttagaaacacattatagtatttataagacataatatagtacttaaaaatgttttatgtttaaaataatatgttcTGAGTTGggcctgtaacaccccatatttttccattaattagtttgatttgaatttaaattatttaatgggATAATTGGTATTTTGGGCAAATTATTGAGAAATATCGTGGAAACAAATAATTGGGCCTTAGAGTTGGGATTAGTAGAGAGGGATTACTAAGTGTGTAGGTCTCATTGATCATTAttccattttttttcataaaatagagaaaaTTGAGAATAAAGAAAATTAGAAGCAAAAGAGCCAAGTCTGAAGAAGATAAGATACATGAAAGAGAAGATAGGAAGAAGAGGACCTTCGAAGAACtcgactctaaggtaagggggactcttccggttaatgaTTATTATGCAATCAGGGGTAGTAgaactgattaggattgttgtttgaTTCGATTGCCTGTTTAGGTTTTGGGGTTATGAGAGATTTAGGCTGTTTAtattgatttgatgcaattgacgAATTGATGAATGATTTTGGTGTTAAATGACCtctaaaatgtgttataattgtaATATGAAATGTTATTGGATGATATTTTGGTGTGGGAACTATTGTGGTACGAATGGATTAAAATTGGGAAAGGAAGAATACCAAAATCGCACTGCAGAATTCTAGTTCTAGTGCGGAGCTCTGGGGAAGCAATCGACTCGCCGGGCGAGCCAGCGGGCGAGAGGGGTTTGAAAGTGGCCTCGCTACTGCCTCAGAGCGCCGGGCGAGACAACCCTGTCGCTGGGCAAAGAAGGCCAGTCTGCAACTTTCAATttttgtatcttttgatccgagTGTCCGATTTATGTGCCATTTTGGGCGTTGTGAAGCTGATTAAGAGCTTTATATGATAAATTGGTGAAATGGACAATGACCcgactttatttttaaatcttgatttaatttaaatgatgGATTGTAGCATTATGTACATGTATATGTGAATGTAGCaatgtgttgtatgatgatgaaACTATTTTGATTTCATTGTGATTGGATGATGTTTGACATGAATATACGTGTTACAATCGAATGATTGCTGAaacatgtgcatgcttattggtgacgAATTGGTGATTGATAATGAGATGATGCGATACATCGGATTGGCGAtattataagtatgttatatgtgtgcattcattcatacacattATTGGAGATGGATTCCGGTGACGTTGTGAATCAATTGGTGGCCAtaattctcattgtgtggaatttgtgccggttggactgtatcttggtTATGAATAGATCCGTTGGATGGGTGTATGGTACCGCATGCATAGAGTCAGTCCATTCATGTGCATAATGATATAGTATGACTGAATCATTTTATTGTCATGTTCGGTAATGTATTTGTTGGCATGGTTGTCTGATTAATTGTTGGAAATCTGAATACATGttcgattgggtgaatgatgatGCTATGATGTTTTGTTACTCATGTCTATAAAATACTTGTTAATTTCGAATGAGACTCAGCCTTACAAGTTgattattttcagattgaggagtagcgactTTATTGTTCGGTGAGGATGGCTTGTAGAGTCTATCCATTTAGTTTGGgttgtgtcggtcatgctctgatcttgtaacactgggaacaatAGTTTTAGAGTTGATCATTAGACTTTATTTTATTGGTTTTGGATTATGTTTTCGTTGGTTTATTTTGGTGATGTATgctattccgctgtgataaatatGAGATTATTATTTTGATGAATCGTTCTCGATAAAGCGTGATAGTTgaattatgttttttaattattttaattgtgacacccttgttttcatgtctTACTCTGATTACTTTGTTAATTGCCGCGGGATTTAGAAGGGGGTTACAGGGCCGACACTTGGGCCAAACATAGTGCAAGGCCCAAATCCAACCTGACCAAGGGAAAGACTCCATTGAGCTCCCGCTCACATAGGCATGCACCTGCCCGACTACCGAGCAGGGCCTACTCTTGACCAAGCTTAGCGAGCCCACCAACCTCATGAACATGTATGTGGCACAAGCAAGACCCCCTTGAGTGTCGCGAGCAGGCGCGTAGCCCGGACACCTTTGCTTGCCCGCCCTCTTCGGGGAACCTCTTTCTCGTAGGGTTACTTCACCTTCAACCCTTTGAATCATACGGAGTCTACGCGCTTTCGATAAGAATGTGTCTCCCCTGATACTTCGGAGCGATTAACCCAGAATTTTGGAGACCACGTGCTGATCTCCACTACAAAGATAGATCCTGGCAGTCTCCATCTTGGGCTTAGACTTCTAGTCTAACATGGAGATCTTGGCCCAACGTTGTGGGCTATAAATAttctctttcactagagggttacGTATTCATTCACTCTCACCTATTCTCTGTACTTGCGCTCATTTGCTctctttcttactttggcattggagtaccttgcaggtacacccccttcaTTCACTTAAAGTCTAGCGATTAAAGGCCACTGACGATTcagtctgatcaggtacgatcagtggcgccgtctgtgagAACCTTTGCTTCCCCATCTTCTCCTAGCACAAGATCAAAGCAACTCAATCTTCATATCGACCGCCATtgccagcaacaacaacaacgacgacATTAACAACAACGGTGAACTTTCCCATCTCACCAAACTGATCGAGAACAACAATAGTGaactttcctatttcttttagacatatgtaaataagcaattaaaataatgtttaaatagactaactaactaaaagaccaagagattaaaaatttatttgcatttaCTTGTTTAAACTTACCTATTAGCTTAAGTTTtgtgagactatttgtttaagagaacttatgaaaataatgtTCATTAggtatttttatcttattttcacaagttattcaagataaccaagttttatttatgtattttaacttTAAGTAcacaacataacataatgataataaaaaactattcatatttatttaaatagaccGGTCTGATAGGTTTAAAAGATTTTTTATGATGTCTGAGACCTAGcatttttaactaaatagacttACAAAAAAGCCTGagctttttctatttaaaaaaatgtctggtctgacctgagcctatataggctagcctgtaggcccctgttatcagCCTGACTTATTTCCATCCCTAATAAACATCCTCTCTCCTTCCCTCTCCTCCATCTACCCCCAACCAAAAGAACCCTTAAAGTTCCACATTATTTTGGTTAttctctctttttgtttttatataactTTCACAAAAATATATTGTATAAGCTTATAGGCTAGAGAGATGTTGCAATATGTGGGCCTAAAGtccaaaatatttgttttcaaacttctgttaatcaattttttaaaaaattaattataattattaactattaattaattctataaaagagttaatttttataatattaattaatagggATGTAAAATTCCAACAAAATAAGGGATGTAAAGTTGCATTTAAATAGGAAAATCAAAAGTGCATttatactaatttatttttaatgacggAGTAGTGTTGACTaagataatttattaattaatattttttatagaataaattaataattaatcattttaattaggtatttttaaaaattaactaatGAAAGCCAATTTCGGAGATGCACCAATCCAGTAGCAAAGTTGACACTAGCTCTTGTATAGATGAACTTTATTAACcttaataaaatttgtttaacaATCAATGTGGAACTTCAATGAGAAACAAAACCAACAAACAACTACACCTGCAACCTTTGCTTCTTTTTTAATACCACACCCTGTGTTTGAATTGTCTTTCTATACATGATTAACTAGATTATGAAACCAAAATAGTCAATTTTTGTGGTGCTCATGATAATCAAGGCACTTCTAAACCATGTAAGCCAGTGACTTATAATATACTAGAGAGATTTTAAATGTGGAGATCTTCTGTTTTGCTTTGATATTTTGTGGATGATGTATAGTGGGTGTGGATAGTGAACACACTTCCCTTTTGACTAAATATGTCCCATCTTATATTTTGATGTGGATGTAAATAGTAGTGCGCATAATAAAGTAAAATATGCAATAACTTTTACAAAATCGAAATGTTATGGGagaattaattttcaaaatccttGTCATGAAGAAAAggttcttttttattctttttggcATTATTGTCGTTGTTTTAAATGGTTGGATATACAAATTTTGAAATCTAAACAATATTATCTAGTATTTGAAATATGTGCATCAAAACTTTCTTAGCCAGTATCACAATCCACACATATATTTGGTTGTAAGTATTTGTAGAGTGGTGTGAATTTCAGTTATAAGCCGCAATTACCCAAACTCTATCTTTAGATGTTTACATTCTGACCTAAGTTCATCAAGAAAGGTCATTATCGTAGTATTCTCATTTGTATGATTAAGTTGCAGGCTATGCAGTGGTTGAATAATTGTCAAATATAATCATGTCTCTTTTGTGTTGACCTTTGGACCAATGAATTGTATTTCCATCCAAAAAAGTTGCATTATGTTTATTCTCTACAAATTATCAAGAGTGATCGTTTATATATTTGGATAAATAGTTATACTAACATCGTGTTCTACTAgagttaaaaaatagaaaattactaATCAGACTCACCAATCACCTATTTACTTCAATAAATTATTCACTTACGCACATATGCACAATTTAATACAGTTAGGGTTCATATAATATAGGAAGGTTGAATACAAAATTTCAGGTCCATATTCTTACCCTATAGATGACTTTATATAACTACCCTCAATTGACACCTTTTTAAGTGCTCAAAAATGGTTCCCATGGCTTCACCTTGTTTGAAGTTAGAAAATAAGCAAGGGACTACAATACAAGTGTAACTATTGgttgattttgtttttctttgaagTCCCACACCAATTCTCGAACaaattttattagtatttatAAAGCTCATGTAAATAAAGGCTAATGTCAACTTGCTACTAGACCGGGGCATTTATAAATGGATTTTTAAGTCTAAAatttttcttattaatattttaattaattaatttctattaaaccctaattaaaattattaattatcaatttaatcttaaaaatattaattaataaattatcttTATCAAGACTCtcacataattaaaaataaattttatactaATTATCAGGGTCACATCTGTAAAAATAAAAGAGACTAAAAAATTTGTTAAAATAGAGAATTAAAAACTTAAAAAGTTCAAAATAGAGATAGAggataaaaaatacatttaaaccaatttttatttacctattttattttcaccatcatatCACTTTAAGGTTAGAGTTTTTCCTTTTCCTTCAACCTAACAGCCGCTACTGTAATTCAAACGCGTCTCTGGTTAGTACTGTGATTTTTCACGATCCCTCCTCCTTCTGCTGTGATTCTCCATGTTTCTCTGtctaatgtttttattttatttttcaaaaattattcatattaacGGGCGCCTAACTCTGTGACGGCATTCCATAGATTCCGTCTTACTTCTGCTTAAGCGCGATTCAGTATCTACCTAGGTTTCAGATTAAAGGTGAACTCATAGGCTTGTGTTGTGATCGAGTTGGGGTTTAGGGTAGGGGTTAGGGCTGAGTAATACAAAGATTTATAGTTTCCAGCCACACACCGTAACTGTTTGTTGATCTTGTTTTGGGTCCTCACAATATGAAAGAGTCCTTTGGTTCTATTTTTTTGGCTAGTAGAGATTTGAAAGAGCAGTTTAAGCGAGATGACGTATTTGTGTTTCCTGGTTATCAtggttctgtctcatattcactTGATTTCTTACACTAATTCTGGATTTATGTATTATTTAGTGTGTAGTCAGTGCAAAATAGAGTTATGCCTGGTTAGTAGTGCTGTTAAAAAAAACCATGAACTGAACCGAATTGAAGTTAAAATAACCGAACtgttatgtttggttagtgaACCAAACCCTATTGCACAGACAATTCTAGAACCCAACCGAAACTGAAAATGGAAAATACCAAAAacaagttttaaattttttttttaaaattttttaaaaatagtttaatggTTCAGTTCTTTAATAGATGGTTTGGTTTGGAAAAAATTAACTTCTAGCGGTTTGGTATGGTTAGGAAATTCGAAACGGCATACCAAACCAATGattttgattcggtttggtttggttctgaATAAATTTAAACAGTTCAGTTTGAGTGAGTTTTTACTATTTTTACTATGGTTTGTTTTGGTTCGGTTTTCTCATTGAACTAtaccatggataaccatggacaGCCCTAGCGGTTAGTATCTCATCCAGTCGTTGAACAAGAATTATCACTAGTGTAATTGGAGTATTACAAGGAATGGTTATATCTTGCTGTTTATTCTCTTCCATATTGTATTCAGTTTGGATTGTTTTATATTATGTATGTGGTTCTCTAGCCACTAGCTGGGTAGTCCATAACCTTGACCTGTCCATCTTTAACTGCTGTAACTAACTGAACAGTTATTTGGTTAGGAAGCTGATAGCTCAAATGTCTACAGTACACATATGATGAGAGTCTACTCTTTGTAAACCTAGGTTTCAGACCACTCAACCACAACTTATGTCTCAGTGTGTTTTCTCCCTGAACCGTGGTGTTAATATTGGTATCAAGAGGTTGATTTGGTTGCAAATTGCCTTGCAATATTTACCCTTAATTATGCTATTATTTGACGGTAAAACATGTTTAAATGACATGACCTATAAACAACGAGAATGCCGGTAGAAAGCTACTTGATAATGAATGATTTTTGAGCTCAAAACATAAAACTTATGATGTTATTTGAACTTCATTAATCTTCAAGGTCTAATTTCTgtcaattttttgttttgttttatcttaaaaaaaatcTTCATTATAGCGGGCGTGTAGCTCCGTGACGGCAGCTATATGCGCCGGGTTGTTCTCCTGAAATGCATCTGAGACAGCCGCAAACCAGCCGCAACAGTGATGCGCGCTGCCCAGAGGCCGCTCCCCTCTGTACCACTGCAATCGCACCACTATTGGCTGCGATTGGGTTCTATCTATCTATAATTGTTTATTTCTATTtagtcatttttattattattttattattattattattattattattattattattattattattattattattattattattttggggCAGTATATCTATGAAGAGGTTCAAGCTTTTAAATCATTCGTTTGAACTATTTTCTATTCTGATTGTGCTTGTAGTTTCAAGTTTTGT is part of the Vicia villosa cultivar HV-30 ecotype Madison, WI linkage group LG2, Vvil1.0, whole genome shotgun sequence genome and encodes:
- the LOC131649705 gene encoding serine/threonine-protein phosphatase 7 long form homolog; its protein translation is MGFPVLVSLSRITPPWVVRRRGGAIDGMRQRGRQCREADGEGQQGAAPEVGPQHPSFPGGPTDTSLLVRYQRETTKANLKGCCTWQQINRMGSAMLPRQMNDWLVASGLSSLQHTSLARVDTHLLSAFVERWHPETSSFHMPFGEMTITLDDVSCLLHVPIRGELVDPDVVVTDYDAIHLAVELFGVSLSDATTEASTVRGQIT